One segment of Streptomyces sp. NA02950 DNA contains the following:
- a CDS encoding Dps family protein: MSVVKSPLADESLKIVGDALQGALVDLVDLALVGKQIHWTVVGPRFRTVHLQLDEVVATARTHADTVAERASAIGVAPDGRAETVAKASAVGAVKDGWTEDTHAVRTLVDALASVIGRMRERIDATAEPDPVSQDILIGLTRDLEKHHWMFQAENVNGG; the protein is encoded by the coding sequence ATGTCTGTGGTCAAGAGCCCGCTCGCGGACGAGAGCCTGAAGATCGTCGGTGACGCTCTCCAGGGTGCCCTCGTCGACCTCGTGGATCTCGCCCTGGTGGGCAAGCAGATCCACTGGACGGTTGTCGGCCCGCGGTTCCGCACGGTTCATCTGCAGCTCGACGAGGTCGTCGCGACCGCCCGGACGCACGCCGACACGGTGGCGGAGCGGGCCTCGGCGATCGGGGTCGCTCCGGACGGGCGGGCCGAGACGGTCGCCAAGGCCAGCGCCGTCGGCGCGGTCAAGGACGGGTGGACCGAGGACACGCATGCCGTGCGGACACTGGTGGACGCCCTCGCGTCCGTGATCGGACGGATGCGTGAGCGCATCGACGCCACCGCCGAGCCCGACCCGGTGAGCCAGGACATTCTGATCGGACTGACCCGGGATCTCGAGAAGCATCACTGGATGTTCCAGGCGGAGAACGTCAACGGAGGCTAG
- a CDS encoding helix-turn-helix domain-containing protein, which produces MILLRRLLGDVLRRQRQRQGRTLREVSSSARVSLGYLSEVERGQKEASSELLSAICDALDVRMSQVMREVSDELSLAELAESAAAGEKVPAPMRPMLNPVSVSSVTGVPEERVTIKAPTEAVDVVAA; this is translated from the coding sequence ATGATTCTGCTCCGTCGCCTGCTGGGTGACGTGCTGCGCCGGCAGCGCCAGCGCCAGGGCCGTACTCTGCGCGAGGTTTCCTCCTCCGCCCGGGTGTCGCTCGGCTATCTGTCAGAGGTCGAGCGCGGGCAGAAGGAAGCCTCGTCCGAGTTGCTCTCCGCGATTTGCGATGCTCTGGACGTGCGGATGTCGCAGGTGATGCGAGAGGTGAGCGACGAGCTGTCGCTCGCGGAGCTGGCGGAGTCGGCGGCGGCGGGCGAGAAGGTGCCCGCGCCGATGCGGCCGATGCTCAACCCCGTGTCCGTGTCCTCCGTGACGGGTGTCCCGGAGGAGCGCGTGACGATCAAGGCGCCCACGGAGGCCGTGGACGTCGTGGCGGCCTGA
- a CDS encoding CinA family protein produces the protein MALLERCGQTVAVAESLTGGLVAAELTSVDGASRSFRGSVTAYATELKHELLGVDAALLAERGAVDAEVARQMARGVTRVLGADWGVATTGVAGPTPQDGQPVGTVHVAVAGPSERVAAAALRLEGDRSGIRLQTVDAAVKLLFSELIATAGAQDTEQHSGI, from the coding sequence CTGGCGCTGCTGGAGCGGTGCGGGCAGACCGTGGCGGTGGCCGAATCGCTCACCGGCGGTCTGGTGGCCGCGGAGCTGACGTCGGTGGACGGGGCGTCCCGCTCCTTCCGCGGCTCGGTGACCGCCTACGCCACCGAGCTCAAGCACGAGCTGCTGGGGGTGGACGCGGCCCTGCTGGCCGAGCGCGGGGCGGTCGACGCCGAGGTCGCGCGGCAGATGGCCCGGGGCGTGACGCGTGTGCTGGGGGCCGACTGGGGCGTGGCCACCACCGGTGTGGCGGGTCCCACACCGCAGGACGGTCAGCCCGTGGGCACGGTCCACGTGGCGGTGGCCGGGCCCTCGGAGCGGGTGGCCGCGGCCGCGCTGCGGCTGGAGGGAGACCGCTCGGGAATCCGCCTACAGACCGTGGACGCCGCGGTCAAGCTGCTGTTCAGCGAATTGATCGCGACAGCGGGGGCACAGGATACGGAACAACACAGCGGGATTTGA
- the pgsA gene encoding CDP-diacylglycerol--glycerol-3-phosphate 3-phosphatidyltransferase, whose amino-acid sequence MTGVPASAAGGHHRPAAAVRPAGLWNIANILTMMRLVLVPGFVLLMLHNGGYDPAWRSFAWAAFAIAMITDLFDGHLARRYNLVTDFGKIADPIADKAIMGAALICLSALSDLPWWVTGVILFREIGITLMRFWVIRHGVIPASRGGKMKTLAQGTAVGMYILALTGPLATLRFWMMAVAVVLTVVTGLDYVRQAIVLRRAGRAAQEPAS is encoded by the coding sequence ATGACCGGCGTCCCGGCCTCCGCCGCGGGAGGCCACCACCGCCCGGCCGCGGCCGTCCGGCCCGCCGGACTGTGGAACATCGCCAACATCCTCACCATGATGCGACTGGTCCTCGTACCGGGGTTCGTGTTGTTGATGCTCCACAACGGCGGCTACGACCCGGCCTGGCGTTCGTTCGCATGGGCGGCCTTCGCCATCGCCATGATCACCGACCTCTTCGACGGCCATCTGGCCCGCCGGTACAACCTCGTCACCGACTTCGGCAAGATCGCCGATCCGATCGCGGACAAGGCGATCATGGGCGCGGCGCTGATCTGTCTGTCCGCCCTGTCCGATCTGCCCTGGTGGGTGACGGGCGTGATCCTCTTCCGTGAGATAGGGATCACACTGATGCGGTTCTGGGTGATCCGGCACGGGGTGATCCCGGCCAGCCGCGGCGGCAAGATGAAGACCCTGGCGCAGGGCACGGCGGTCGGGATGTACATCCTGGCGCTGACCGGGCCGCTGGCCACCCTGCGCTTCTGGATGATGGCGGTGGCCGTGGTGCTGACCGTCGTCACCGGCCTCGACTACGTACGGCAGGCGATCGTGCTGCGCCGGGCGGGCCGTGCGGCCCAGGAGCCCGCGTCGTGA
- the rimO gene encoding 30S ribosomal protein S12 methylthiotransferase RimO produces MPERRTVALVTLGCARNEVDSEELAGRLAADGWELVEEAADADVAVVNTCGFVEAAKKDSVDALLEARDLKDHGRTQAVVAVGCMAERYGKELAEALPEADGVLGFDDYSDISDRLQTILSGGIHASHTPRDRRKLLPISPAERQDASSVALPGHAQDTPPEDLPAGVAPASGPRAPLRRRLDSSPVASVKLASGCDRRCSFCAIPSFRGSFISRRPSDVLGETRWLAEQGVKEVMLVSENNTSYGKDLGDIRLLETLLPELAAVDGIERIRVSYLQPAEMRPGLIDVLTSTEKVAPYFDLSFQHSAPGVLRAMRRFGDTDRFLGLLEEIRGKAPQAGARSNFIVGFPGETEEDLAELERFISGARLDAIGVFGYSDEDGTEAAGYENKVDPDEVAARLEHISRLAEELTAQRAEERLGEVVEVLVEEIDESGAVLGRGAHQAPETDGQTLLSTDAKPAVGRMVEAKVIATEGVDLVAEPLRPLDGPGGGACTEEAAR; encoded by the coding sequence ATGCCCGAACGCCGCACCGTTGCCCTTGTCACTCTTGGCTGCGCCCGTAATGAGGTGGACTCGGAGGAGCTCGCAGGCCGCTTGGCGGCGGACGGCTGGGAGCTCGTCGAGGAGGCCGCCGACGCGGACGTCGCCGTCGTCAACACCTGTGGCTTCGTCGAAGCCGCCAAGAAGGACTCGGTCGACGCCCTGCTGGAGGCGCGGGACCTGAAGGACCACGGCCGTACCCAGGCGGTCGTGGCCGTCGGCTGCATGGCCGAGCGCTACGGCAAGGAGCTCGCGGAGGCGCTGCCCGAGGCCGACGGGGTGCTCGGCTTCGACGACTACTCCGATATCTCCGACCGGCTCCAGACCATCCTCTCCGGCGGCATCCACGCCTCGCACACCCCGCGCGACCGCCGCAAGCTGCTGCCGATCAGCCCGGCCGAGCGGCAGGACGCCTCCTCCGTGGCGCTGCCCGGCCACGCCCAGGACACCCCGCCCGAGGACCTGCCCGCCGGAGTGGCGCCCGCCTCCGGGCCGCGCGCCCCGCTGCGCCGTCGGCTGGACTCCAGCCCGGTCGCCTCGGTGAAGCTGGCCTCCGGATGCGACCGGCGCTGCTCGTTCTGCGCCATCCCGTCCTTCCGCGGCTCCTTCATCTCGCGGCGGCCCTCCGATGTGCTGGGCGAGACCCGCTGGCTGGCCGAGCAGGGCGTCAAGGAGGTCATGCTGGTCTCCGAGAACAACACCTCCTACGGCAAGGACCTCGGGGACATCCGGCTGCTGGAGACGCTGCTGCCCGAGCTGGCGGCCGTCGACGGCATCGAGCGGATCCGGGTCAGCTACCTCCAGCCCGCCGAGATGCGGCCCGGGCTGATCGACGTGCTGACCTCGACCGAGAAGGTCGCGCCCTACTTCGACCTGTCCTTCCAGCACTCGGCGCCGGGTGTGCTGCGCGCGATGCGGCGCTTCGGGGACACCGACCGCTTCCTGGGCCTGCTGGAGGAGATCAGAGGCAAGGCGCCCCAGGCGGGTGCCCGGTCCAACTTCATCGTGGGCTTCCCCGGTGAGACCGAGGAGGATCTGGCCGAGCTGGAGCGTTTCATCAGCGGGGCCCGGCTGGACGCCATCGGTGTGTTCGGCTACTCGGACGAGGACGGCACCGAGGCCGCTGGTTACGAGAACAAGGTCGACCCGGACGAGGTCGCCGCGCGGCTGGAGCACATCTCGCGGCTTGCCGAGGAGCTCACCGCCCAGCGGGCCGAGGAGCGGCTCGGCGAGGTCGTCGAGGTGCTCGTGGAGGAAATCGACGAAAGCGGGGCGGTGCTGGGCCGCGGTGCGCATCAGGCGCCGGAGACCGACGGGCAGACGCTGCTCAGCACGGATGCGAAGCCCGCGGTGGGCCGTATGGTCGAAGCGAAGGTGATCGCGACGGAGGGAGTGGACCTCGTCGCGGAGCCGCTGCGGCCGCTGGACGGACCCGGCGGCGGCGCGTGTACCGAGGAGGCGGCCAGATGA
- a CDS encoding helix-turn-helix domain-containing protein, translating to MSIGNFPEDGNSPQDDRPSVGSALRQARIAAGLTIDEVSTSTRVRVPIVQGIEQDDFSRCGGDVYARGHIRVLARAVGLDPDGLIAQFDADHGGRPVPTAPAPLFEAERIRPEPRRPNWTAAMVAAIVAVVGFVGFTLFSGGDKDNGSTVAEDSASPKASHTTPSHSPSHKPERPDRPEPSDSAIAGVPADKVTVKLTAESGQSWISAQDHNGRLLEEGVLREGDSKTFSDSKRIDLVLGNAGAIKLFVNGKEVKNVGDGGTVQRLSYTKGDPEAG from the coding sequence GTGTCCATCGGCAACTTTCCCGAAGACGGCAACTCCCCCCAAGACGACCGCCCTTCCGTCGGCAGCGCCCTCCGGCAAGCCCGTATCGCCGCCGGGCTGACCATCGACGAGGTCAGCACCTCCACCCGGGTCCGGGTCCCCATAGTGCAGGGGATCGAGCAGGACGACTTCTCGCGCTGCGGCGGCGATGTGTATGCCCGGGGGCATATCCGCGTGCTCGCGCGCGCTGTCGGGCTCGACCCCGATGGTCTGATCGCACAATTCGACGCCGATCACGGGGGACGGCCCGTGCCGACCGCCCCGGCCCCGCTGTTCGAGGCCGAGCGGATCCGCCCCGAGCCCCGGCGCCCCAACTGGACGGCGGCGATGGTCGCGGCCATCGTGGCCGTCGTCGGATTCGTCGGATTCACGCTTTTCAGTGGTGGAGACAAGGACAACGGCTCCACGGTCGCCGAGGACTCCGCCTCGCCCAAGGCGAGCCACACCACCCCCAGCCACAGCCCCAGCCACAAGCCCGAGCGCCCGGACCGGCCGGAGCCGTCCGACAGCGCCATCGCGGGCGTGCCGGCGGACAAGGTCACGGTCAAGCTCACCGCCGAGAGCGGGCAGAGCTGGATCTCCGCGCAGGACCACAACGGGCGGCTGCTGGAAGAGGGCGTGCTGCGCGAGGGGGACTCCAAGACGTTCAGCGACAGCAAGCGCATCGACCTGGTGCTCGGGAACGCCGGGGCGATCAAGCTGTTCGTGAACGGCAAGGAAGTGAAGAACGTGGGCGACGGCGGGACGGTCCAGCGGCTGAGCTACACCAAGGGAGATCCCGAAGCGGGCTGA